In one Solanum lycopersicum chromosome 11, SLM_r2.1 genomic region, the following are encoded:
- the LOC138339626 gene encoding uncharacterized protein, protein MPLKKATAAQKGKSVAEGTSQTRRVTRARAQSMLGIMLQSESSAIPPPPEELRAAAALVRGTPPAPEAPTSEPPAPHSREEDRAMRDAVQLLTRLVADQARRHGLGVDHADRSDSLRARDFLSCNPPEFFWSRPQDDPQEFICQMQRTLRIINASKTESVELATYRLRDVAINWYESWELSRGEGAPPTVWDEFVEAFQGHFLPPEMKRARVDRFLRLKQNGRSVREYSLEFDSLARHAPTIVADMADRVHRYVMGLDRYLINGCMVVTLQPGMDIARVQAYAQGVEDRHRGRQPDRDYNRGQHKRARSAGYPDEFQSGQSQQHVRFSFQPAQSAPPHFMGRGFDRMGYSEAG, encoded by the coding sequence atgcctctaaagaaagcgacagcggcccagaagggaaaatcggtagcagaaggtactagtcagacccgaagagttactagggcccgtgcccagtctatgcttggtattatgctccagtcggagagctctgctatacccccaccgccagaagagcttagagcagcagcagctcttgttcgggggacaccaccagcccccgaggccccaacatctgaacctccagctcctcattCAAGGgaggaggatagggccatgagagatgcggttcaattgctgactagattagtggcagatcaggctcgcaggcatggactaggagttgatcatgcggacagatctgatagcttaagggctcgtgacttcttaagttgtaatcctccagagttcttttggTCAAGAccccaggatgatccgcaagagtttatttgtcagatgcagcgtacattgaggataatcaacgCTTCGaagaccgagtctgttgagttggctacataccgtttgcgggatgtagctattaattggtatgagtcttgggagttatctaggggtgagggtgctcctccaacggtatgggatgaatttgtggaggctttccagggccacttcctgcctccagagatgaagcgagctagagttgatagattcttgcgtttgaagcaaaatggcaggagcgttcgagagtatagcctcgagtttgattcattggctaggcatgcgcctactattgtggctgatatggcagacagggtacatcgttatgtgatgggattggatcgttatctgattaATGGTTGTATGgtagtgactcttcagccaggtatggacattgctcgggtgcaggcatatgcacagggggtagaggatcggcaccggggacgtcagccagatagagattataatagaggccagcataagagggctagatcagcaggttatcctgacgagtttcaaagcggacagtctcagcagcatgttagattttctttccagccagcacagagtgcacccccacatttcatgggtagggggttcgatcgtatgggatattcggaagctggttag